One Deltaproteobacteria bacterium DNA segment encodes these proteins:
- a CDS encoding YHS domain-containing protein produces MTMKETKSVTKDPICGMTVDEATALHAERDGKTFFFCGDSCRKKFLSTPAGAKPEDKPKGCCG; encoded by the coding sequence ATGACCATGAAGGAAACGAAATCCGTGACCAAAGACCCCATCTGTGGAATGACCGTGGACGAGGCAACCGCTCTCCACGCCGAACGCGATGGAAAGACCTTCTTCTTTTGCGGCGATTCCTGCCGGAAAAAGTTTCTGTCCACGCCCGCCGGTGCGAAGCCGGAGGACAAGCCTAAAGGCTGCTGTGGATAA
- a CDS encoding isoprenylcysteine carboxylmethyltransferase family protein: MKEHIAHSGAWGIALIVIVFASWFLYRYLAPKTWREWAGAGVIQAFIIALYAEMYGFPLTIYLLVRFFGIDQTYLNANLWSTLLGYGETGMMISMILGYLILFAGIGIFIEGWRELHRARQENRLVTDRLYGLVRHPQYTGLFIALFGEGIVHWPTIFSIALFPIIILAYVLLARSEERKMLDQFGEEYRAYRLRVPGFIPRWGQWRNLVAMRSGTPAESDH; this comes from the coding sequence TGATCGTGTTTGCCTCGTGGTTTCTATACCGTTATCTCGCGCCCAAGACGTGGAGGGAATGGGCGGGTGCCGGCGTGATCCAAGCCTTCATCATCGCCCTCTATGCGGAGATGTACGGGTTTCCGCTCACCATCTACCTGCTCGTCCGGTTCTTCGGAATCGATCAGACTTACCTCAACGCCAACCTCTGGTCCACGCTGCTGGGTTACGGTGAGACGGGCATGATGATCTCGATGATCCTCGGGTACTTGATTCTGTTCGCCGGCATCGGGATATTCATCGAGGGATGGCGCGAACTTCATCGCGCACGGCAGGAAAACCGGCTCGTCACGGATCGCCTCTACGGGCTGGTGCGGCATCCCCAATACACCGGACTTTTTATCGCGCTTTTTGGCGAGGGAATTGTTCATTGGCCTACGATCTTTTCCATCGCGCTTTTCCCCATCATCATTCTCGCCTATGTCCTGCTGGCGCGAAGTGAGGAGCGCAAGATGCTGGATCAATTCGGTGAGGAATACCGCGCCTACCGGCTTCGCGTGCCCGGGTTCATACCGCGCTGGGGTCAATGGCGAAACCTGGTTGCAATGCGGAGCGGCACACCCGCCGAGAGCGATCATTAA